One Bacillus sp. FJAT-52991 genomic region harbors:
- a CDS encoding nucleotide sugar dehydrogenase, whose product MQKICVVGLGYIGLPTAAVFARAGFDIVGVDVNKQVVERLNKGEIIIEEVGLPEVVKEVVDAGKLRASLEPEAADVFIISVPTPIHEDCTANVEYVRSATKAVVPHLEKGNVIIVESTIPPRTMDDVVAPIIREAGFDPEKDVYLAHCPERVLPGRILIELVENTRIVGGLTKEATTKAADVYRQVVTGEVLETEAVTAEMSKLMENTFRDVNIALANELTKIAARLGVDAHKVIELANRHPRVNIHQPGPGVGGHCLAVDPYFIVEKAPEEALMIQLSRDINNSMPDFVIEQIIKLTAELKEPRIALFGLTYKGNIDDVRESPAIEIVEKVLANPRFDVRVHDPHVRNEQVPFPLSSFEEAITDANLIVILTDHNEFKALDPQALIAKMDTSVIFDTKNCSGLEQEAALTVHRIGDLTNLQAIHVNKPINN is encoded by the coding sequence ATGCAGAAGATTTGTGTTGTTGGTTTAGGGTATATTGGATTGCCAACTGCGGCTGTTTTCGCTCGCGCTGGCTTTGATATCGTTGGAGTAGATGTAAATAAACAAGTCGTCGAAAGATTAAATAAAGGTGAAATCATTATCGAGGAGGTTGGCCTTCCGGAAGTCGTGAAAGAAGTCGTCGATGCCGGTAAGCTTCGTGCCTCACTCGAGCCGGAAGCAGCGGATGTATTTATCATTTCCGTGCCAACGCCGATTCATGAGGATTGCACGGCTAATGTCGAATACGTTAGAAGTGCAACAAAAGCGGTCGTGCCTCATTTAGAGAAAGGGAATGTGATCATTGTTGAATCCACAATCCCGCCGCGGACGATGGATGATGTCGTCGCTCCGATCATTCGGGAAGCGGGCTTTGATCCAGAAAAAGATGTATACCTTGCGCATTGCCCAGAGCGCGTGCTACCTGGCCGCATCTTAATTGAGCTAGTCGAAAATACACGCATTGTCGGCGGTTTAACGAAAGAAGCGACGACAAAAGCAGCCGATGTGTACCGTCAAGTCGTGACAGGTGAAGTGCTTGAAACCGAAGCGGTCACAGCAGAAATGTCAAAACTGATGGAAAACACATTCCGTGATGTCAACATTGCCTTAGCGAATGAACTAACGAAAATTGCCGCTCGTTTGGGCGTTGATGCTCATAAAGTCATTGAGCTAGCGAATCGCCATCCGCGCGTGAATATTCATCAGCCAGGGCCAGGAGTTGGCGGTCACTGCTTAGCCGTTGACCCATACTTTATCGTCGAAAAAGCACCAGAAGAAGCGTTAATGATTCAACTATCACGTGACATTAACAATTCAATGCCGGACTTTGTCATTGAGCAAATCATTAAATTAACGGCTGAGTTAAAAGAGCCAAGAATCGCTCTTTTCGGCCTCACATACAAAGGAAATATCGATGACGTTCGCGAAAGCCCAGCGATTGAAATCGTTGAAAAAGTCTTAGCGAACCCGCGCTTTGATGTGCGCGTTCATGACCCGCACGTTCGCAATGAGCAAGTACCGTTTCCGCTTTCTTCTTTTGAAGAAGCGATCACAGATGCGAACTTAATCGTCATTTTAACGGATCACAATGAATTCAAAGCATTAGATCCACAAGCATTGATCGCCAAGATGGACACATCAGTCATCTTTGATACGAAGAACTGTTCAGGTCTTGAGCAGGAAGCTGCTCTTACGGTGCATCGCATTGGCGACTTAACCAACCTTCAAGCGATCCATGTGAATAAACCAATAAATAATTAG
- the csaB gene encoding polysaccharide pyruvyl transferase CsaB: MKVVISGFYGLGNTGDEAILEAIVDNLRNEIDDVDITVFSLSPEQTAKEHNVKTVYRGWRHENKEKVKELRQADVLISGGGGLLQDTYPTKFLFGPLPYYLLIAFLAKLCGAKVMFFSQGIGPVTSTWGKILMKVFANRADFVTVRDQYSKDYLHKLGVTRPETVVTADIVFAFQKKEDDACMKSLSLRGDEKLVAVSVRPWFEHDDYYEKLADALDELITIEGITPVFVPMEGHHDVDASKRVMKLMNKAEACHLLAGDFTPNQYLNFIGECEMTIGLRLHSLIFSALTAVPHIGISYDKKVESLLKRSGMWDYSFRLEEFDAEKLKANAREVLARRQELSETVAVNAASMRRDALENIELLKKKFM, from the coding sequence TTGAAAGTTGTCATTTCAGGATTTTATGGTTTAGGCAATACTGGGGACGAAGCGATCCTAGAAGCGATTGTAGATAATTTACGAAATGAAATCGATGATGTAGATATTACCGTGTTTTCTTTATCGCCAGAACAGACGGCGAAGGAGCACAATGTGAAAACCGTTTATCGCGGCTGGCGTCATGAGAATAAGGAAAAAGTGAAGGAACTTCGCCAAGCAGATGTATTAATTAGCGGCGGCGGTGGACTGCTTCAAGATACCTATCCGACGAAGTTCTTGTTCGGCCCGCTTCCTTATTATTTATTGATTGCGTTTTTAGCGAAGCTTTGCGGGGCAAAAGTGATGTTTTTCTCCCAAGGGATTGGACCTGTCACGTCGACTTGGGGCAAAATATTAATGAAGGTTTTCGCCAATCGAGCTGATTTTGTCACCGTGCGTGACCAGTATTCGAAAGACTATTTGCACAAGCTAGGCGTCACTCGTCCAGAAACGGTGGTAACCGCCGATATCGTCTTTGCTTTTCAAAAGAAAGAAGACGATGCGTGCATGAAGAGCTTATCTTTACGTGGGGATGAAAAGTTAGTCGCCGTATCCGTGCGCCCATGGTTTGAGCATGATGATTACTATGAAAAATTGGCGGATGCGCTCGATGAATTGATTACGATAGAAGGCATTACACCAGTATTTGTGCCGATGGAAGGTCATCATGATGTTGACGCTTCTAAGCGCGTTATGAAATTAATGAACAAAGCAGAGGCTTGCCATTTACTGGCTGGCGATTTCACACCGAATCAGTATTTGAATTTTATCGGTGAATGCGAGATGACGATCGGCTTGCGCCTGCATTCGTTAATTTTCTCTGCCTTAACGGCTGTCCCTCATATCGGAATTAGCTATGATAAAAAGGTTGAGAGCTTGTTGAAGCGTTCCGGCATGTGGGACTATTCTTTCCGCTTGGAAGAGTTTGATGCGGAGAAATTAAAAGCAAATGCTCGCGAGGTGCTTGCTCGCCGTCAGGAATTGAGTGAGACGGTGGCAGTGAACGCGGCTTCGATGCGCCGCGATGCCTTAGAAAATATTGAACTATTAAAGAAGAAATTTATGTAA
- a CDS encoding glycosyltransferase family 4 protein, protein MKILLATVYHYPHTGGLSTHVATLKAGLEARGHEVDILSFSDIPELKQNMKVRGPGFLMNKLSKGKGFVYGLQTRKKMLQKLMEAVKQKNYDVVNAQEVYATFAALDAGLPVVSTVHGYLTYEALSAGNILKDSPEEKFLMEEEVKAYRSTRAIITVDTRIKEYVQREAGITGTAIRNFINVDDFRPEKEKKAEFRQKHGVDVDVPVFFVPRRLTKKNGVIYPILSLPAVLEKYPNAQLIYAGTGEAMDEMKRLIAEHKLEGNVRLLGAIPHDVIKEFYALADVALVPSVHSAGVEEATSISALEAMGSGSPLIACAVGGLKEIINHNVDGLLTEEKNVEELSAAMIELLDDPAKGQQLADRARKKIEDEYSHMAAAEKYEEIYMRAVK, encoded by the coding sequence ATGAAGATTTTGCTTGCGACCGTGTACCATTATCCACATACAGGTGGGCTATCCACTCATGTAGCCACTTTAAAGGCTGGATTGGAAGCTCGCGGTCATGAAGTCGATATTCTATCTTTCAGTGACATTCCTGAATTAAAACAAAACATGAAAGTGCGCGGCCCCGGCTTTTTAATGAATAAATTGTCTAAGGGCAAAGGCTTTGTATATGGCTTGCAGACTCGGAAGAAAATGCTGCAGAAGCTGATGGAAGCTGTAAAGCAGAAAAATTACGATGTCGTCAACGCGCAGGAAGTGTACGCAACGTTTGCGGCTCTTGATGCCGGGCTACCGGTGGTGTCAACGGTGCATGGTTATTTAACTTATGAAGCGTTAAGCGCTGGAAATATTTTAAAAGACAGTCCAGAAGAGAAGTTTTTGATGGAAGAAGAAGTGAAAGCGTACCGCAGCACACGCGCGATCATTACGGTCGATACACGCATTAAAGAATACGTGCAGCGCGAAGCTGGCATTACGGGCACGGCCATCCGCAACTTCATTAACGTCGATGACTTCCGCCCGGAGAAAGAGAAAAAAGCGGAATTTCGCCAAAAACACGGCGTCGATGTGGACGTCCCTGTGTTCTTCGTGCCACGTCGCTTAACGAAGAAAAACGGCGTCATCTACCCAATTTTATCCTTGCCAGCTGTGTTGGAAAAATATCCAAACGCCCAGTTGATTTATGCAGGTACAGGCGAAGCAATGGACGAAATGAAACGATTAATCGCTGAACATAAACTCGAAGGAAATGTTCGTTTATTGGGAGCCATTCCGCATGATGTGATCAAAGAATTTTACGCATTGGCTGATGTTGCGCTCGTGCCAAGTGTGCACTCTGCCGGCGTAGAAGAAGCCACTTCGATTTCCGCATTAGAAGCGATGGGTTCTGGTTCTCCATTGATTGCCTGTGCCGTTGGTGGATTGAAAGAAATCATCAACCACAACGTCGACGGACTATTAACCGAAGAGAAAAACGTCGAAGAACTATCCGCCGCGATGATCGAACTGCTGGATGACCCAGCAAAAGGTCAACAGCTCGCCGACCGAGCGCGCAAGAAAATCGAAGACGAATACTCTCACATGGCCGCAGCCGAGAAATACGAAGAAATTTACATGCGTGCTGTGAAGTGA
- a CDS encoding nuclease-related domain-containing protein: MLVKERTIPLTISILEALARNLPEHHAKQLIIEDELAKSRAGHRGEQSIDYHLSFFPDDHLILHNVRLASGDHFFQIDTLIICPNMIVILEVKNIAGTLFFDEAFHQLIRTIEEKEEAFPDPILQVWRQQRQLESWLTSHKFPTIPIVPFVVISNPSTIIKNDPTHKIVRQTVIHASVIPFKFDRLHQMYKNQLLSLKETKKMSRLLIKHHQPYRPDLLRQLQISEKELLTGAKCEKCQHQPMQRNIGKWHCSRCNHYSIDAHIPALTDYALLHSPTITNKQFRDYFQIQSSAVAKRLLGAMNLEQSGNRRNRIYHLS, translated from the coding sequence TTGCTAGTAAAAGAAAGAACCATCCCACTCACAATATCCATATTAGAAGCCTTAGCCCGCAATTTACCTGAACATCACGCCAAACAACTCATCATAGAGGACGAATTGGCCAAAAGCCGAGCAGGACACCGCGGCGAGCAATCAATCGACTACCACTTATCGTTTTTCCCCGATGATCACCTTATCCTCCACAATGTGCGGCTTGCGAGCGGCGACCACTTTTTTCAAATCGACACTCTTATCATTTGTCCAAATATGATCGTCATTCTCGAGGTGAAAAACATCGCAGGCACGCTGTTCTTTGATGAAGCCTTTCATCAACTCATTCGCACCATCGAGGAAAAAGAAGAAGCCTTCCCTGACCCGATTTTACAAGTCTGGCGACAACAACGGCAGCTTGAATCATGGCTCACTTCGCACAAATTTCCCACTATTCCCATCGTACCATTTGTCGTCATCAGCAACCCAAGCACCATCATCAAAAACGATCCCACTCATAAAATCGTACGCCAAACCGTCATCCACGCAAGCGTCATCCCATTTAAATTCGACCGTCTTCACCAAATGTATAAAAACCAGTTACTTTCATTAAAAGAAACGAAAAAAATGTCCCGGTTATTGATCAAACACCATCAACCATATCGTCCTGATCTTCTTCGTCAACTGCAAATTTCCGAAAAAGAGCTATTAACAGGAGCCAAATGTGAAAAATGCCAGCACCAACCGATGCAACGAAACATCGGCAAGTGGCACTGCTCGCGCTGCAATCACTATTCCATCGACGCCCACATTCCAGCACTCACAGACTATGCCCTTCTGCATAGCCCAACGATTACCAACAAACAATTTCGAGATTACTTTCAAATTCAGTCCTCCGCTGTGGCTAAACGACTGCTCGGAGCCATGAACCTGGAACAAAGCGGCAACCGCAGAAACCGAATTTACCATCTTTCATAA
- the murJ gene encoding murein biosynthesis integral membrane protein MurJ, translating into MSLKKTALWLVVLSLVVKLSGFLRESIIASEFGATSYTDGYLLAFSFITLVIAIISGGFNNVFLPLYVKNKKEAPEATERNANGVMNVTVVIFLFISVLGWLLSPWFVPIIYPKITGLTAEVTIEITQFFFLFMSAIALNGILDSYLQAQRIFIPSQISKLSATLMGAIFALLFSDQWGINSLAYGFIFGTIVGIAIQLFFLFRKGYQWSPTLKVEEEFRRSFLVLLVPALLNAGVGQINMFVNKAFAVSTGAGAVTYLNNASLITSIPHTIYGTTIAVVIFTLLSEQVNNQKKFQDTFFMGIQISLLTLAPIAAGLFLVGEEAISFIFERGKFTADDTHNTYLALVYYLPIVVAQGLQYIVSKSMYARGKTNIIFRISVTTIVLNLFLNWLFVGPFGYPGLALTSSFVSVYYLVVSTIFVYKDFEKKEATRLFGLIGRVTIVTTVMAVPLYLLKVYTPISELYSLWQLMIIVPLGVVLYIAGLFVFYKEGFHQLLSIVKRKVKK; encoded by the coding sequence GTGTCGTTAAAGAAGACAGCTCTTTGGCTTGTGGTGCTTTCGCTCGTTGTGAAGCTTTCGGGCTTTTTGCGAGAGAGTATTATTGCAAGCGAGTTTGGAGCGACTAGTTATACAGATGGATATTTATTGGCGTTTTCGTTTATTACGCTGGTGATTGCGATTATTTCGGGCGGGTTTAACAATGTGTTTTTACCGCTATATGTCAAAAATAAAAAAGAGGCACCGGAAGCGACGGAACGAAATGCCAATGGGGTCATGAATGTGACCGTCGTGATATTTTTGTTCATTTCTGTGTTGGGTTGGCTACTTAGCCCTTGGTTTGTGCCGATTATCTACCCAAAAATAACAGGATTGACCGCGGAAGTTACGATTGAAATCACACAATTTTTCTTCCTATTTATGAGTGCGATCGCGTTGAACGGGATTTTGGATTCGTATTTGCAGGCGCAGCGAATTTTTATCCCGTCACAAATATCTAAGCTTTCTGCAACCTTGATGGGTGCAATTTTTGCGCTATTGTTTTCCGATCAATGGGGCATTAACAGCTTAGCGTACGGTTTCATTTTCGGTACGATCGTTGGGATAGCGATTCAGTTATTTTTCTTATTTAGAAAAGGGTATCAATGGAGTCCAACGCTGAAAGTAGAAGAGGAATTCCGGCGCTCCTTTCTCGTTTTACTCGTTCCGGCGCTATTAAATGCGGGGGTTGGACAAATTAATATGTTTGTCAATAAAGCCTTTGCGGTCAGTACAGGGGCTGGGGCCGTCACTTATTTGAACAATGCCAGCTTGATCACGAGCATTCCGCATACGATTTATGGAACGACGATTGCGGTTGTCATTTTCACGTTATTGTCTGAACAAGTGAACAACCAGAAGAAGTTTCAAGATACGTTTTTTATGGGGATACAAATTTCCTTGTTAACGCTTGCTCCGATTGCAGCGGGATTGTTCCTCGTCGGTGAAGAAGCGATTTCCTTTATTTTTGAACGGGGAAAATTTACAGCCGATGATACGCACAATACGTATTTGGCCCTTGTTTATTATTTGCCAATTGTTGTTGCACAAGGATTGCAATACATTGTATCAAAATCGATGTATGCCCGCGGAAAAACGAATATTATTTTCCGCATTAGTGTTACGACAATTGTGTTGAATTTATTTTTGAACTGGCTGTTTGTCGGACCATTCGGCTACCCTGGCCTGGCGCTGACAAGCTCGTTTGTTTCCGTTTATTATTTAGTAGTGAGTACAATTTTTGTCTATAAAGATTTTGAGAAAAAAGAAGCCACTCGACTGTTTGGTTTAATTGGACGAGTGACCATCGTTACGACGGTGATGGCCGTGCCTCTTTATTTATTAAAAGTGTACACGCCTATTTCTGAGCTGTATTCTCTTTGGCAGCTGATGATTATTGTACCGCTTGGGGTTGTGCTTTATATTGCTGGATTATTTGTTTTTTATAAAGAAGGATTCCACCAGCTGTTATCGATCGTGAAGCGGAAAGTGAAGAAATAA
- a CDS encoding S-layer homology domain-containing protein translates to MQRKFFAVIMSLVLLFPLLSPLKAKADDITGITLEKELRAMIEAGVIQGYDDGSYKPDQKVTRGEFATFIARALELPEGESVFSDVPSSSSISYGVNAAAAAKIVNGNSNGQFNPESLITRKDMALMISNALDYLKVDATYTESSFTDISELSTAHKEAINKSAALKIISGYDEHTFGPDQDASRAQAAAFIYRLLEATGDLETRSSQPNVSPQAAKPYRVANVDSRGKLAHTSNSYKSFEEAKRAMTSQKKEVVTLNQKIIYMKENSGLVYAKPKSASTVNLYTDPSFKNAKTYVSSSATYGTTELKYVTSTDKYVKVQLGGEDYYMKPTDTLLVPFEGAKGRSYYKNVNGELVHYLYNYDKKNYGSYSAGVAPSFMRSNQKYYSFDGANFYNEQGKKVGTAYQYFQFLSARTTTNYTAAQLDSYIKKVLAEKEATGLASYKGATKKSKLIGLGKTLKKVEAEKRVNALMILAMAIHESNYGMSEHAQKNNNLFGIAVYDSTPGKGATFASPAESIYALANQYLNGKADWRGGYLMPNTWRAYGSAPGTKASGITVKYASDAWWGAKVGGHMYRIDKALGRKDFGKYQLGVTNTTGLNVRSKPNGNIQYQYKLKGMPVAYLGNPTTSAGATWQKIVSDDLKYKEGYVNSRYLTKLPIAK, encoded by the coding sequence ATGCAAAGAAAGTTTTTTGCCGTGATTATGTCACTGGTTTTATTATTTCCATTGCTATCTCCTTTAAAAGCAAAAGCGGATGATATTACTGGAATAACGTTAGAAAAAGAACTTCGGGCTATGATAGAAGCGGGTGTTATTCAAGGTTATGATGATGGAAGTTATAAGCCAGACCAAAAAGTAACAAGAGGAGAATTTGCGACTTTTATCGCTAGAGCACTAGAGCTTCCAGAAGGAGAGTCGGTTTTTTCTGATGTGCCATCGAGTTCTTCGATTTCCTACGGAGTGAATGCAGCGGCTGCAGCGAAAATTGTCAACGGAAATTCCAATGGGCAATTTAATCCAGAATCACTCATTACAAGAAAAGATATGGCTTTAATGATCAGCAATGCCTTAGATTATTTGAAAGTAGACGCTACGTATACAGAATCTAGTTTTACTGATATTAGCGAATTAAGCACTGCTCATAAAGAGGCTATTAATAAAAGTGCTGCACTTAAGATCATTTCAGGCTATGACGAACACACTTTTGGCCCAGACCAAGATGCCTCTCGTGCTCAAGCAGCGGCATTCATTTATCGTTTGTTAGAAGCGACAGGTGACCTGGAGACACGGTCATCTCAGCCAAATGTAAGCCCTCAAGCAGCGAAACCTTATCGAGTCGCGAATGTTGATTCGAGGGGGAAATTAGCTCACACATCGAATTCTTATAAGTCTTTCGAAGAAGCAAAGCGTGCGATGACGAGCCAAAAGAAAGAAGTTGTCACGCTCAATCAAAAAATTATTTATATGAAAGAGAACAGCGGATTAGTGTATGCGAAGCCAAAATCGGCGTCAACCGTTAACTTATATACAGATCCGTCATTCAAAAATGCGAAAACCTATGTATCTAGCTCTGCTACATATGGTACGACAGAATTAAAGTATGTGACATCCACTGATAAGTACGTGAAAGTGCAACTCGGCGGGGAAGATTACTATATGAAGCCAACGGATACTCTGCTTGTTCCATTTGAAGGTGCGAAAGGTCGCAGTTACTATAAAAATGTGAATGGCGAGCTTGTTCATTACCTTTATAATTATGATAAGAAGAACTACGGTTCATATAGTGCAGGCGTAGCCCCGTCATTTATGCGCAGCAATCAGAAATATTACAGCTTTGACGGTGCCAATTTTTATAATGAACAAGGAAAAAAGGTAGGTACAGCCTATCAATATTTCCAATTTCTATCCGCAAGAACAACAACAAACTACACAGCTGCTCAACTAGACAGCTATATTAAGAAAGTTCTAGCTGAAAAAGAAGCAACAGGTCTTGCGAGTTATAAAGGTGCTACGAAGAAAAGCAAGCTCATTGGCCTTGGTAAAACGCTGAAAAAAGTAGAAGCGGAAAAACGTGTGAATGCGCTGATGATTCTAGCGATGGCAATACACGAAAGTAATTATGGTATGAGCGAACATGCACAAAAGAATAATAACTTATTTGGAATCGCTGTGTACGATAGCACACCAGGCAAAGGAGCAACCTTTGCTTCACCGGCTGAAAGTATATACGCATTAGCGAATCAATATTTAAATGGCAAAGCTGACTGGAGAGGTGGCTACTTAATGCCGAACACATGGCGAGCATATGGTAGCGCACCAGGAACAAAAGCAAGCGGCATTACTGTTAAGTATGCTTCCGATGCATGGTGGGGTGCAAAAGTGGGCGGACATATGTATCGCATTGACAAAGCCCTTGGGCGTAAAGACTTTGGCAAATATCAACTAGGCGTAACAAACACAACAGGCCTCAATGTTCGAAGCAAGCCAAACGGCAATATCCAATATCAATACAAACTAAAAGGCATGCCAGTTGCCTACCTTGGTAACCCAACGACAAGTGCAGGAGCAACTTGGCAAAAAATTGTCTCAGACGATCTGAAATACAAAGAAGGCTATGTTAATTCTCGCTACTTAACAAAACTACCAATCGCAAAGTAA
- a CDS encoding S-layer homology domain-containing protein, with the protein MQKKFFAVIMSLVLLFPFLSPLNAKADDITGITLEKEMRAMVEAGVMQGYGDGIYKPNQQVTRAEFATFISRALKLPEGASTFPDVPKSSKLSYGVNAAAAAKIVNGYSDGKFHPELPITRKDMALMINNALNYLNVDTTYDKSSFSDTAELSSTHKNAIDKSVSLKIISGFPDNTFRPNDQATRAQASAFIYRMLEAVENLNGGGTTPPKPEPIKPYQVANVDSTGKLTYASTSYDSFEEAKRAMTSQGQEVVTLNQKIIYMKENSGVVYAKSKSASTVNLYTDPSFKTAKTYVSSSSTYGSTELQYVTSTDQYVQVYLGGENYYMKPADALLVPFEGAKNLSYFKNVNGSLVHSTGNGSYTAGVAPSFMSSNQKYYSWDGFTFYNEQGNKVGTAYQYFQFLSARTTSNYTAAELDSYIMKVLAEKEATGLAKYKDATKKSKIIGLGSTLKKVEAEKRVNALMILGMATHESDYGMSEHALKNNNLFGLKVYDSAPDKGAKFDKPQDSVVALVNDYMNLATGGYLMPNTWRAYGSAPGTKANGINVKYASDAWWGAKLGGHMYRIDQALGGKDFGKYQLGITNTEGLNVRHTPNGNIQYQYKLKGMPVAYLGSPTTSAGTTWQKIVSDDLKYKEGYVNSRYLTTLPIAK; encoded by the coding sequence ATGCAAAAAAAGTTTTTTGCCGTAATTATGTCGCTAGTTTTGTTATTTCCATTTCTATCGCCTTTAAACGCAAAAGCAGATGATATTACTGGAATAACACTGGAAAAAGAAATGCGAGCAATGGTAGAGGCGGGCGTTATGCAAGGCTATGGCGACGGCATCTATAAACCAAACCAACAAGTAACAAGAGCAGAATTTGCAACCTTTATTTCTAGGGCATTGAAACTTCCAGAAGGAGCATCGACTTTTCCGGATGTCCCAAAAAGCTCTAAGCTTTCCTACGGAGTGAATGCAGCGGCAGCAGCGAAGATTGTCAATGGATACTCGGATGGAAAGTTTCATCCAGAACTTCCTATTACAAGAAAAGATATGGCGTTGATGATCAATAATGCGCTAAATTATTTAAATGTAGATACGACATATGATAAATCAAGTTTTTCGGATACTGCAGAATTGAGTTCCACTCATAAGAATGCCATTGATAAAAGTGTTTCACTTAAGATCATATCAGGCTTTCCAGATAATACATTCCGTCCAAATGATCAAGCGACACGTGCTCAAGCATCGGCATTTATTTACCGCATGCTAGAAGCAGTGGAAAATCTGAATGGGGGAGGAACAACGCCACCTAAGCCAGAACCAATTAAACCTTATCAAGTGGCGAATGTCGACTCAACTGGAAAATTAACTTACGCTTCGACTTCCTATGACTCTTTTGAAGAAGCAAAGCGTGCGATGACAAGCCAAGGGCAAGAAGTGGTGACACTCAATCAAAAAATTATTTACATGAAAGAGAACAGCGGGGTAGTATATGCGAAGTCAAAATCGGCGTCAACCGTCAACTTATATACAGATCCGTCATTCAAAACGGCAAAAACGTATGTATCTAGCTCTTCTACATACGGCTCAACTGAATTACAGTATGTGACATCCACTGATCAGTACGTTCAAGTGTATCTCGGTGGGGAAAACTACTATATGAAGCCAGCCGATGCTCTGCTTGTACCATTTGAGGGAGCGAAAAATCTTAGTTACTTTAAAAATGTCAACGGTTCACTAGTTCACTCTACTGGTAACGGTTCATACACTGCGGGTGTAGCTCCTTCGTTTATGAGTAGTAACCAGAAATATTACAGCTGGGACGGTTTCACTTTTTATAACGAACAAGGAAATAAGGTAGGCACAGCTTATCAATATTTCCAATTTTTATCAGCAAGAACAACATCGAACTATACAGCTGCTGAACTAGATAGCTATATTATGAAAGTTCTAGCTGAAAAAGAAGCAACAGGTCTTGCGAAGTATAAAGATGCCACAAAGAAAAGTAAGATCATTGGCTTGGGTTCTACATTGAAAAAAGTAGAAGCAGAAAAACGAGTTAACGCTCTAATGATCTTAGGGATGGCTACGCATGAAAGTGATTATGGAATGAGTGAACACGCTTTAAAGAACAATAATTTGTTTGGATTAAAAGTGTATGATAGTGCGCCTGACAAAGGAGCAAAATTTGATAAACCACAAGACAGTGTAGTGGCCTTAGTCAACGATTACATGAACCTAGCAACAGGCGGCTACTTAATGCCAAATACATGGCGAGCATACGGTAGCGCACCAGGAACAAAAGCAAACGGCATTAATGTCAAATACGCTTCCGACGCATGGTGGGGCGCAAAATTGGGCGGTCACATGTATCGCATTGATCAAGCCCTTGGCGGCAAGGACTTTGGTAAATATCAACTCGGCATTACGAACACAGAAGGATTGAACGTTCGCCACACACCAAATGGCAACATTCAGTATCAGTACAAACTAAAAGGCATGCCAGTTGCTTACCTCGGTAGCCCAACAACAAGTGCAGGAACGACTTGGCAAAAAATCGTCTCAGACGATCTGAAATACAAAGAAGGCTATGTTAATTCTCGCTACTTAACAACACTACCAATTGCAAAGTAA